A single genomic interval of Dyella sp. GSA-30 harbors:
- a CDS encoding ChuX/HutX family heme-like substrate-binding protein, protein MLNASSNTSSGAMLPPKLRDEWMRLRELEPNLRARDLAERLGVSEAELVAIRCGDGVTRLEGPWKDLILALPELGHVMVLTRNDSCVHEKKGTFGHIDIGASMGVVLDEAIDLRLFLKHWIYGFAVREESRGRWLQSLQFFDADGCAVHKIYLTDQSHREAWSGLVGRFAAGVQSPLLDRQAVAEPLPLLLDDTQVDVASLRDAWRAMRDPHDFFALLKKHKVTRTQALRLVGPEFARPVVNASIRHALETVAASGLPIMVFVGSPGVVQIHTGPVHNIKPMGPWLNVLDEDFNLHLREDHIVESWVVKKPSPEGAVTSLELYDARGGQIVQLFGKRKPGVPELTEWRELADGLPATEDEHV, encoded by the coding sequence ATGTTGAATGCATCCAGCAATACCTCATCGGGCGCCATGCTGCCGCCGAAACTCCGCGACGAATGGATGCGCTTGCGCGAACTGGAGCCGAACCTGCGCGCACGCGATCTGGCCGAGCGTCTGGGCGTGAGCGAAGCGGAGCTGGTCGCCATTCGCTGCGGCGATGGTGTCACCCGTCTGGAAGGGCCATGGAAGGACCTGATTCTTGCGCTGCCGGAACTCGGCCACGTGATGGTGCTCACGCGCAACGACAGTTGCGTGCATGAGAAGAAAGGCACGTTCGGGCATATCGATATCGGCGCGTCGATGGGCGTGGTGCTCGACGAAGCGATCGATCTGCGTTTGTTCCTGAAGCACTGGATATACGGCTTTGCCGTGCGCGAGGAGTCGCGTGGACGTTGGCTGCAGAGCCTGCAGTTCTTCGATGCCGACGGTTGCGCGGTGCATAAGATCTATCTGACCGATCAAAGCCATCGCGAAGCATGGAGCGGTCTGGTCGGCCGCTTCGCCGCGGGTGTGCAGTCGCCGTTGTTGGACCGACAGGCGGTCGCGGAACCGCTACCGCTGTTGCTCGACGATACACAGGTCGATGTCGCTTCGCTGCGCGATGCGTGGCGAGCGATGCGTGATCCGCATGATTTCTTCGCCTTGCTGAAAAAGCACAAGGTGACACGTACGCAGGCGTTGCGTCTGGTTGGCCCGGAGTTTGCGCGCCCTGTGGTCAATGCATCGATTCGCCATGCGCTCGAAACGGTGGCTGCAAGTGGTTTGCCGATCATGGTGTTCGTCGGCTCGCCGGGTGTCGTGCAGATCCATACCGGACCCGTGCACAACATCAAGCCGATGGGGCCGTGGCTCAACGTGCTCGACGAAGACTTCAACCTGCACCTGCGTGAAGATCACATCGTCGAAAGCTGGGTCGTCAAAAAGCCTTCGCCTGAAGGCGCCGTGACATCGCTGGAGCTATATGACGCCCGGGGTGGACAGATCGTGCAACTGTTCGGCAAGCGCAAGCCCGGCGTGCCGGAGCTGACCGAATGGCGCGAACTGGCCGACGGTCTGCCTGCCACGGAGGACGAGCATGTTTAA
- a CDS encoding ABC transporter substrate-binding protein: protein MFKPSLLLAFAVALPSIASAASPGRIVSLGGDITETIYALDAQSSLVGVDSTSEWPAAARTLPDVGYVRQLAAEGVLSLRPELIIATHDAGPPPVLAQLRSAGVRIDTLPVTYAPAEVIAKVRTIGHLLGKDSAASQLADKIQIQYGELAKAVAGMPRHPRAIFMMSAGGGSPLLAGNETAATHAIVLAGGVNAVDGFTGYKPVSAEAMAALAPDVIVLMRERAEALGGVEGVLKLPGVALTPAGKAHRVILVDGQALLGFGPRNAGQELVLQRELAALSR from the coding sequence ATGTTTAAGCCATCGCTTTTGCTTGCGTTCGCCGTTGCCTTGCCGAGTATTGCATCCGCCGCTTCGCCCGGGCGTATCGTGTCGCTTGGTGGCGATATCACCGAAACGATCTATGCGCTCGATGCGCAGTCGTCGCTGGTCGGTGTGGATAGTACGAGCGAATGGCCTGCGGCGGCGCGGACACTTCCCGATGTGGGTTATGTACGCCAGTTGGCTGCCGAGGGTGTGCTGTCCCTGCGCCCGGAGCTGATCATCGCAACCCACGATGCCGGTCCGCCGCCAGTACTTGCGCAGCTACGCAGCGCGGGCGTTCGGATCGACACACTTCCCGTGACTTATGCGCCTGCCGAGGTGATCGCCAAGGTGCGCACCATTGGGCACCTGCTTGGCAAGGACAGTGCAGCGAGTCAGCTGGCTGACAAGATTCAGATCCAGTACGGCGAACTGGCGAAGGCAGTAGCCGGCATGCCCAGGCATCCACGCGCGATCTTCATGATGTCCGCCGGTGGCGGCAGTCCCTTGCTGGCCGGCAACGAGACTGCTGCGACACACGCGATCGTGCTCGCCGGCGGCGTGAATGCCGTCGATGGCTTTACCGGTTACAAACCGGTCTCCGCCGAGGCGATGGCCGCATTGGCACCTGACGTAATCGTGTTGATGCGCGAGCGCGCCGAAGCGCTCGGCGGCGTCGAAGGTGTGTTGAAACTTCCCGGGGTTGCGCTGACGCCAGCAGGCAAGGCACACCGCGTCATCCTGGTCGATGGTCAGGCGCTGCTCGGTTTCGGTCCGCGTAATGCGGGACAGGAACTCGTGCTGCAACGCGAACTGGCTGCGCTGAGCCGATGA
- a CDS encoding FAD-containing oxidoreductase: MSRAFDAIIVGAGQAGPPLAGRLTAAGMKVALIERHLFGGTCVNTGCMPTKTLVASARAAYVARRAAEYGVVIQGDIGIDIQRVIGRGQTVATHARGNVERWLEGMQGLTVLRGHARFESADSLRVGDELLTAPHIFLNVGGRASVPDMPGVGEIDYLTNTSILQLATLPRHLAIVGGSYIGLEFAQMFRRFGSEVTVVERESRLIPREDEDVSTAIREILEGEGIHIRTDANCIAFAQRSDGVAVRVDCTAGAPEVIADRVLLAMGRRPNTDDLALERAGVKTNERGYIEVDDELRTNVAGIWAMGDCNGRGAFTHTAYNDFEIIAANLLDGQHRRVSQRILGYALYIDPPLGRVGMTESQARKSGRPLLVSKRPMSRVGRAVERGETAGFMKLIADAQTQRILGAAILGVEGDESIHGVLDLMNADQPISTLQWAVPIHPTVSELWPTVANDLKPIK, from the coding sequence ATGAGCCGCGCGTTCGACGCCATCATCGTCGGGGCTGGCCAGGCCGGACCGCCGCTGGCCGGACGTTTGACAGCGGCAGGCATGAAGGTCGCGTTGATCGAGCGACACCTGTTCGGCGGTACCTGCGTCAACACCGGCTGCATGCCGACCAAGACCCTCGTGGCGAGTGCGCGCGCCGCGTATGTGGCGCGCCGCGCGGCGGAATATGGCGTTGTTATTCAGGGCGATATCGGGATCGATATCCAGCGCGTCATCGGTCGCGGACAGACGGTGGCCACGCATGCGCGCGGCAATGTCGAACGCTGGCTCGAAGGCATGCAGGGCCTGACCGTGTTGCGCGGACATGCCCGTTTCGAAAGCGCCGACAGCTTGCGGGTGGGCGATGAGCTGCTGACCGCGCCACACATTTTCCTCAATGTCGGCGGCCGCGCATCCGTGCCGGACATGCCTGGGGTAGGCGAGATCGACTACCTCACCAATACGTCGATTCTGCAACTGGCGACCTTGCCCAGACATCTGGCGATCGTCGGCGGCAGTTACATCGGCCTGGAATTCGCGCAAATGTTCCGCCGCTTTGGTTCCGAAGTGACGGTCGTCGAACGCGAGTCGCGGCTGATCCCTCGCGAGGACGAAGACGTTTCCACGGCCATACGCGAGATTCTCGAAGGCGAGGGCATCCATATACGTACGGACGCCAACTGCATCGCGTTCGCGCAGCGCAGCGATGGTGTCGCCGTGCGCGTGGATTGCACCGCGGGAGCTCCTGAGGTGATCGCCGACCGCGTGCTGTTGGCAATGGGGCGACGACCGAATACGGACGACCTCGCGCTGGAGCGCGCCGGCGTCAAGACCAACGAAAGAGGCTATATCGAGGTCGACGACGAGCTTCGCACCAACGTGGCGGGCATCTGGGCGATGGGCGATTGCAACGGGCGCGGCGCGTTTACGCATACGGCGTACAACGATTTCGAGATCATCGCGGCGAACTTGCTCGATGGGCAGCACCGCCGTGTGTCGCAACGTATTCTCGGCTACGCGCTTTATATCGACCCGCCACTGGGCCGCGTGGGCATGACCGAAAGCCAGGCGCGCAAGAGCGGCAGGCCGTTGTTGGTTTCGAAACGGCCGATGTCGCGCGTGGGGCGAGCGGTTGAGCGTGGAGAGACGGCCGGTTTTATGAAACTGATCGCCGACGCGCAGACACAACGCATACTCGGCGCGGCCATTCTCGGTGTGGAGGGCGATGAGTCCATTCATGGCGTGCTCGACCTGATGAATGCCGATCAGCCGATCAGTACGTTGCAATGGGCGGTGCCGATTCATCCGACCGTGTCGGAGCTTTGGCCGACGGTTGCGAATGATTTGAAGCCGATCAAATAG
- a CDS encoding iron ABC transporter permease, producing the protein MSSVALPHLRVDRGRALALPALSLLLLATAVIGLGTGAIRIPASGVLGALMRGVDGSASQGDDQIVLMLRLPRVLMAALVGASLACSGAAMQGLFRNPLVEPGLIGVSAGAALGAIGMMVLGTPLLAVLPAFAGSLSVAATAFVGGLTATMLVYVLGRRRAGMATLLLAGVAINAIAMAGVGLLTFMANERQLRDLSFWTLGSLGGTDWRRLAAVALPMLLPVLWLPRYARALNALLLGETEAALLGFHPQRVRVRLIVLVALATSAAVAMCGVIGFVGLLVPHVLRLVWGPDHRLLMPGSALAGASLLIAADAVARIVVVPAELPIGVLTALLGGPFFLWLLMRTRIGEAQA; encoded by the coding sequence ATGAGCAGCGTGGCCTTGCCGCACCTGCGTGTGGACCGTGGCCGCGCGCTCGCGTTGCCCGCGCTGAGTCTGCTGTTGCTTGCTACGGCGGTGATCGGCCTTGGCACCGGTGCGATTCGCATACCGGCATCGGGGGTGCTTGGCGCCTTGATGCGCGGCGTCGATGGCAGTGCATCGCAAGGCGACGATCAGATTGTCCTGATGTTGCGGCTGCCGCGCGTATTGATGGCAGCCCTGGTTGGCGCGTCGCTGGCATGTAGTGGCGCGGCCATGCAGGGCTTGTTTCGCAATCCCCTGGTCGAACCAGGATTGATCGGTGTGTCGGCAGGAGCGGCGCTGGGTGCGATCGGCATGATGGTGCTCGGCACACCACTACTGGCTGTGCTGCCTGCGTTTGCAGGTTCGCTGAGTGTGGCCGCTACTGCTTTCGTGGGCGGCCTTACCGCAACGATGTTGGTTTATGTGTTGGGGCGTCGTCGTGCCGGCATGGCTACCTTGTTGCTCGCGGGTGTGGCCATCAATGCCATTGCGATGGCCGGCGTGGGTTTGTTGACCTTCATGGCCAACGAGCGGCAGTTGCGCGATCTGAGCTTCTGGACGTTGGGCAGCCTGGGCGGCACGGATTGGCGACGTCTGGCCGCGGTCGCCTTGCCGATGCTGTTGCCGGTGTTGTGGTTGCCACGTTATGCCCGTGCCTTGAACGCTTTGTTGCTGGGCGAGACCGAAGCGGCGTTGCTCGGCTTTCATCCGCAACGTGTGCGTGTACGCCTGATCGTTCTGGTGGCACTGGCAACCAGTGCGGCGGTCGCGATGTGCGGTGTGATCGGTTTCGTCGGCCTGCTGGTGCCGCATGTCCTGCGGCTGGTCTGGGGGCCCGATCATCGGCTGCTGATGCCGGGATCGGCGCTGGCCGGAGCCAGTCTGCTGATTGCTGCCGATGCGGTGGCACGCATCGTGGTCGTGCCGGCGGAGTTGCCGATCGGCGTGTTGACTGCGTTGCTTGGCGGCCCTTTCTTCCTTTGGCTATTGATGCGCACGCGTATCGGCGAGGCACAGGCATGA
- a CDS encoding ABC transporter ATP-binding protein: MFRWFESLIDAFKEPVDAMPPKSVWRFYAFYLRQVWPIFAATIVVGFGVALVEVSLFGFIGNIVDMAKGVPSKDFFRLHGNQLLWMGFVALIARPVLIALHDLLVNQTILPNLTARIRWQNHRYVMRQSLGFFQNDYAGRIANRIMQTGASLRESAVQIVDAIWYVAIYTGSALVMFAQADIWLALPLLLWLFAYVGTLAYFIPRTKERSWKQSEARSKLMGRIVDGYSNILTLKLFAHTEREEGYVADAMREQMEKLRRMTRLTTAMDSTITTLNGFLIVGTSALAIWLWSEGKVTVGAIALSTGLVIRINNMSGWIMWVVNGIFENVGTVQDGLETISQPRAVQDRADAVPLTVSQGSVRFEEIHFHYGKASGVMAGLDLAVRPGEKIGLVGPSGAGKSTLVNILLRLYDLEDGRILIDDQDIAGVTQESLRSQIGVVTQDTSLLHRSIRDNLLYGRPNASEEQIMDAVRKARADEFIPQLVDGEGRTGFDAHVGERGVKLSGGQRQRIAIARVLLKDAPILILDEATSALDSESEAAIQESLEVLMRGKTVIAIAHRLSTIARMDRLVVMDKGIVVESGTHAQLLAHGGLYARLWARQTGGFVAAVDDVIA; the protein is encoded by the coding sequence ATTTTCCGCTGGTTCGAATCCCTCATCGACGCCTTCAAGGAACCCGTCGACGCCATGCCGCCCAAGTCGGTATGGCGTTTCTATGCGTTCTATCTGCGCCAGGTGTGGCCGATCTTCGCGGCCACGATCGTGGTGGGCTTTGGTGTGGCGTTGGTCGAAGTATCGTTGTTCGGTTTTATCGGCAACATCGTCGACATGGCCAAGGGCGTGCCGAGCAAGGATTTCTTCCGCCTGCATGGCAACCAGCTGCTGTGGATGGGTTTTGTTGCGCTGATAGCACGGCCCGTATTGATTGCCCTGCATGATCTGCTGGTCAATCAGACCATTCTGCCGAACCTCACCGCGCGCATCCGTTGGCAGAACCACCGCTATGTGATGCGGCAGAGCCTGGGCTTTTTCCAGAACGACTATGCTGGACGCATCGCCAACCGCATCATGCAGACGGGTGCATCGCTGCGCGAATCGGCGGTGCAGATCGTCGACGCGATCTGGTACGTGGCCATCTATACCGGCAGCGCATTGGTCATGTTTGCGCAGGCGGATATCTGGCTGGCCCTGCCGCTGCTGCTTTGGCTGTTTGCCTATGTCGGCACACTGGCATATTTCATTCCGCGTACCAAGGAACGCTCCTGGAAGCAGTCCGAGGCACGTTCCAAGTTGATGGGCCGCATTGTTGACGGCTACAGCAATATCCTTACGCTGAAGCTGTTTGCGCATACCGAGCGCGAGGAAGGCTACGTCGCCGATGCGATGCGCGAGCAGATGGAGAAGCTGCGCCGCATGACGCGGTTGACCACGGCTATGGACAGCACCATCACCACCTTGAACGGTTTTCTGATCGTCGGTACCTCGGCTCTGGCTATTTGGCTGTGGAGCGAGGGCAAGGTGACGGTGGGTGCGATTGCGCTGTCGACCGGCCTGGTGATCCGCATCAACAACATGTCCGGCTGGATCATGTGGGTGGTCAACGGCATTTTCGAAAATGTCGGCACCGTACAGGACGGCCTGGAAACCATTTCGCAGCCGCGCGCCGTACAGGACCGCGCGGATGCCGTGCCGCTCACGGTCAGTCAGGGCAGCGTGCGTTTTGAAGAGATCCATTTTCACTACGGCAAAGCGTCGGGCGTGATGGCCGGTCTCGACCTGGCCGTGCGTCCCGGTGAAAAGATCGGCCTGGTCGGCCCTTCGGGTGCGGGCAAGTCGACCCTGGTCAATATCCTGTTGCGGCTTTACGACCTCGAAGACGGGCGCATCCTGATCGATGACCAGGACATCGCCGGCGTGACTCAGGAAAGTTTGCGTTCGCAAATTGGCGTGGTTACCCAGGACACCTCGCTGCTGCATCGCTCCATCCGCGACAACTTGCTCTATGGCCGGCCCAATGCCAGCGAGGAGCAGATCATGGACGCGGTGCGCAAGGCACGAGCGGACGAATTCATCCCGCAACTGGTCGATGGCGAGGGCCGCACTGGTTTCGACGCCCACGTGGGCGAGCGTGGCGTAAAGCTCAGCGGTGGTCAGCGCCAACGCATCGCGATCGCACGCGTGCTGCTGAAGGACGCACCGATCCTGATTCTGGACGAGGCGACTTCGGCGCTCGATTCGGAGTCCGAAGCGGCCATCCAGGAGAGCCTGGAGGTGCTCATGCGCGGCAAGACGGTGATTGCCATCGCACATCGCCTGTCGACCATCGCGCGTATGGATCGACTTGTCGTGATGGACAAGGGCATCGTGGTGGAGAGCGGCACGCATGCGCAGCTGCTTGCCCACGGCGGTCTGTATGCCCGGCTATGGGCACGGCAGACCGGTGGTTTCGTGGCCGCGGTGGACGACGTCATCGCCTGA
- a CDS encoding DUF6496 domain-containing protein produces the protein MPEKRTVKRAQAAKRAGKAPSTQAGEFVHEEIEHIREGKHGARSAKQAIAIGLSKARRAGVKIPKKGAAAKKTSARKRPATKKAARTSSESTATRKRAATKALKREGSSSVSKTALSRQARSAASKQTASSRSAAARKAARTKGSAGRSAAAKKAARTRKRA, from the coding sequence ATGCCCGAGAAGAGAACCGTCAAGCGTGCCCAGGCCGCCAAGCGCGCGGGCAAGGCACCCAGCACCCAGGCTGGGGAATTCGTGCATGAGGAAATCGAACACATTCGCGAGGGCAAGCACGGTGCGCGATCGGCAAAGCAGGCGATCGCCATCGGCTTGTCCAAGGCGCGCCGTGCAGGCGTAAAGATACCCAAGAAGGGGGCAGCAGCTAAAAAGACGTCGGCGCGCAAGCGTCCGGCGACAAAAAAAGCCGCACGCACATCGTCCGAGTCCACGGCAACGCGTAAACGGGCAGCCACCAAGGCCTTGAAGCGCGAGGGCAGCAGCAGTGTTTCAAAGACAGCGCTTTCAAGGCAGGCACGCAGCGCCGCCAGCAAGCAAACCGCGAGCAGTCGTTCGGCTGCGGCCAGGAAGGCCGCGCGTACAAAAGGCAGTGCAGGCCGTTCGGCCGCGGCGAAGAAAGCGGCGCGCACAAGAAAGCGTGCTTGA
- a CDS encoding rRNA pseudouridine synthase, which yields MTEPVRLAKRIAAMTQCSRREAEMYIEGGWVRVDGETVEEPQFMIGDQRVEIDPNAELVPPEPATLVLHKPADMAADQARALITLDSHAEDDASGVRLLKRHFARLESPLPLPDSASGLLVFTQDWRVKRRLEEDSERIEQEVIVEVAGTLAPEGLARLNHGLSFNNYALPPIKVSWQNERHLRFALKRIAPSMVERMCQAVGLQVLSLKRIRIGRIPMARLQPGQWRYLASTDRF from the coding sequence ATGACCGAACCCGTCCGCCTCGCCAAACGCATCGCCGCGATGACCCAGTGCTCCCGGCGCGAAGCGGAGATGTATATCGAAGGCGGCTGGGTGCGTGTCGATGGCGAGACGGTCGAAGAGCCGCAGTTCATGATCGGCGACCAGCGTGTCGAGATCGACCCGAATGCCGAGCTGGTTCCGCCGGAACCCGCCACACTGGTGCTGCACAAGCCCGCGGACATGGCGGCGGACCAGGCGCGTGCCTTGATAACCCTAGACAGTCATGCCGAAGACGACGCATCGGGCGTGCGCCTGTTGAAGCGTCATTTTGCGCGGCTGGAGTCGCCCCTGCCGTTGCCGGACAGTGCCAGCGGCTTGCTGGTATTTACCCAGGACTGGCGGGTCAAACGGCGTTTGGAAGAAGACTCCGAGCGTATCGAGCAGGAGGTGATCGTCGAGGTGGCCGGCACATTGGCACCCGAGGGTCTGGCACGACTCAACCACGGCCTCAGTTTCAACAATTACGCGTTGCCACCGATCAAGGTGAGCTGGCAGAACGAACGGCATCTGCGTTTTGCGTTGAAGCGTATTGCGCCGAGCATGGTCGAACGCATGTGCCAGGCCGTTGGCTTGCAGGTGTTGTCGCTCAAGCGTATTCGCATCGGCCGTATTCCGATGGCGCGGCTGCAGCCGGGACAGTGGCGGTATCTGGCGAGTACGGATCGGTTTTGA
- a CDS encoding DUF4126 family protein — MTFVLAALLIGMVAGLRAMTAPAVVSWAVHLGWLSVGDSWTAFMGWRFTPWIFTVLAAAELVTDKLPTTPSRKLPVPFAARLVSGALCGATVGAAGNMMLAGLVAGIVGAAIGTYGGAWARARLAATFGKDFPAAILEDIVAIGGGLLIVAMPA, encoded by the coding sequence ATGACATTCGTACTTGCTGCCTTGTTGATAGGTATGGTCGCCGGCCTGCGCGCCATGACTGCGCCCGCCGTAGTGAGCTGGGCCGTGCATCTGGGATGGCTGTCGGTAGGCGATAGCTGGACCGCCTTCATGGGCTGGCGCTTTACGCCGTGGATATTCACCGTATTGGCGGCGGCAGAACTGGTGACCGACAAACTGCCCACGACACCCAGCCGTAAATTGCCGGTCCCGTTTGCGGCGCGACTTGTATCGGGAGCGCTGTGCGGTGCCACGGTCGGCGCGGCCGGCAACATGATGCTCGCCGGCCTGGTGGCCGGCATCGTCGGCGCCGCGATCGGCACCTATGGTGGCGCATGGGCAAGAGCGCGTCTGGCAGCTACTTTCGGTAAGGATTTCCCCGCGGCGATCCTCGAAGACATCGTCGCCATCGGTGGCGGCCTCCTGATCGTGGCGATGCCGGCATGA
- a CDS encoding TonB-dependent hemoglobin/transferrin/lactoferrin family receptor produces the protein MRIAPLAAIIGALLSSSVTAWAAEPAGLSTSPDQASNLPRVQVTATTPSLQLNTPGTVSMIDRVQMDRHLVLTIRDLVKYEPGVSVIGTAGRFGLDSFNIRGLSGNRTRIEIDGVSQPASFGADVAGGSFRAGRNFIDLDDIKQVDIIRGPASALYPSDALGGVVSLRTKDPADYLRPGRDPYVSLKEQYDSSDRSLTSTATLAGGDAKNGILFIANHREGHETANEGDIGGAGATRTRPDPQTYTLDSFLAKYVHTAQSGRADRVTLDGSNTRTNTNSLSNIAPGVGYYRSQDENQRMRASIGQWYPHLDSAVADTLEWNAYWQKTRTRTDTQTDTAAYARFYENLPLQEKVSGGKLVAVKQLGEGSAVTQTISYGVELSRTDAESTAGGYAISKRTGAISSSKPAMPGNYPLHLIPSSRTDRYAAFGQDELGFFDGHLTVTPGVRLERYEYKPEQDALYAAYNPSYVKRDYEKSYASPKLGVVWRFTDALSAYFDYARGFRPPLYSEIAGAWNEQPFPGFNIAFLPNDKLKAETSNNFELGVRGKGDIGWFSVGGYYNKYRNFIWSGFALPPSQIPSWYQAPPGQNLLFQAVNTRRAFIKGLEASGSLRLGHFSDALDGWAVRGSASVATGRLIESGDTGYSPLNTVDPAKFVVGISYDTAKWGAELTGTAVRRHTQLSDPTAFRPAGYGTLDLYAHYSPFGEGAMTSLEIYAGITNLTDRKYWDWGNLNGGVLGNLVSGNGFNDSGTGGLPADRLTMPGRALSLAAKIAF, from the coding sequence ATGCGTATCGCTCCGCTGGCCGCCATCATTGGCGCGCTGTTGTCATCTTCCGTCACTGCCTGGGCCGCTGAGCCGGCCGGGTTGTCCACGAGTCCCGATCAAGCTTCCAACCTGCCGCGCGTGCAGGTCACTGCCACCACGCCAAGCTTGCAACTCAATACGCCGGGCACGGTATCGATGATCGATCGCGTGCAGATGGATCGTCATCTGGTGCTGACCATTCGCGACTTGGTGAAGTACGAGCCGGGTGTGTCGGTGATCGGTACGGCGGGGCGCTTCGGTCTGGACAGCTTCAACATCCGCGGGCTGTCGGGCAACCGCACGCGCATCGAGATCGACGGCGTATCGCAACCGGCATCGTTCGGTGCGGATGTTGCCGGCGGCAGTTTTCGTGCCGGCCGCAACTTTATCGATCTGGACGATATCAAGCAGGTCGACATCATTCGTGGCCCGGCGTCGGCGCTGTATCCCTCCGATGCGCTCGGCGGCGTCGTCAGCTTGCGTACGAAAGATCCGGCCGACTATCTGCGTCCGGGGCGCGATCCGTATGTGTCGCTCAAGGAGCAGTACGACAGCAGCGATCGCAGCCTGACCAGTACGGCAACGTTGGCCGGCGGCGATGCGAAGAACGGCATCCTGTTTATCGCCAATCATCGCGAAGGCCACGAAACAGCGAACGAGGGCGATATCGGCGGCGCAGGCGCGACACGCACGCGTCCTGATCCGCAGACATATACGCTCGATAGTTTCCTCGCCAAATACGTGCATACGGCCCAGAGCGGACGCGCCGATCGCGTGACGCTGGATGGTTCGAACACGCGCACCAACACCAATAGCTTGTCCAATATCGCGCCTGGCGTGGGTTATTACCGCTCGCAGGACGAAAACCAGCGCATGCGTGCCAGTATCGGGCAGTGGTATCCGCATCTGGATAGCGCTGTTGCCGATACGCTGGAGTGGAATGCGTACTGGCAGAAAACGCGCACACGTACGGATACGCAAACCGACACCGCCGCCTATGCGCGCTTCTATGAAAACTTGCCTCTGCAGGAGAAAGTTTCCGGCGGCAAGCTGGTTGCCGTAAAGCAGCTGGGTGAGGGCAGTGCCGTCACCCAGACCATCAGTTACGGCGTTGAGTTATCGCGTACCGATGCAGAGTCGACAGCCGGCGGTTACGCTATCAGCAAGCGCACTGGCGCGATAAGCAGCAGCAAGCCGGCCATGCCCGGCAACTATCCGTTACACCTGATCCCATCCAGTCGCACCGATCGTTATGCCGCGTTCGGCCAGGACGAGCTGGGGTTCTTCGACGGCCACCTGACCGTAACACCAGGCGTGCGACTGGAACGCTACGAATACAAGCCCGAACAGGATGCGCTGTACGCCGCTTACAATCCCAGTTACGTCAAACGTGATTATGAAAAGAGCTATGCCTCGCCCAAGCTCGGCGTGGTCTGGCGCTTTACCGATGCATTGAGTGCGTACTTTGACTATGCGCGCGGTTTTCGGCCGCCGCTATACAGCGAAATCGCGGGTGCCTGGAACGAGCAGCCGTTTCCCGGTTTCAATATCGCGTTCCTGCCCAACGACAAGCTGAAAGCGGAAACCAGCAACAACTTCGAACTTGGCGTGCGCGGCAAGGGCGATATCGGCTGGTTCAGCGTTGGCGGCTACTACAACAAGTACCGCAATTTCATCTGGTCCGGCTTCGCCTTGCCGCCCTCGCAGATACCGTCGTGGTACCAGGCGCCGCCGGGGCAGAATCTACTGTTCCAGGCAGTCAATACGCGTCGTGCCTTCATCAAGGGCCTGGAGGCCAGCGGCAGCTTGCGGCTCGGCCATTTCAGCGACGCGTTGGACGGCTGGGCCGTGCGCGGCAGCGCATCGGTGGCAACGGGGCGCCTGATCGAGTCGGGCGATACGGGTTATAGCCCGCTCAATACCGTCGATCCGGCCAAGTTTGTCGTCGGCATCAGCTACGACACCGCTAAATGGGGTGCCGAACTCACCGGCACCGCCGTGCGTCGTCATACCCAGCTAAGCGACCCGACCGCATTCCGGCCGGCGGGCTACGGCACGCTCGATCTGTACGCGCACTACTCGCCGTTCGGCGAGGGCGCGATGACGAGCCTGGAGATCTATGCCGGCATCACCAACCTCACCGACCGAAAGTATTGGGACTGGGGCAATTTGAACGGCGGCGTGCTGGGCAATCTGGTCAGCGGCAATGGCTTCAACGATAGCGGTACCGGCGGCTTGCCCGCCGATCGCCTCACCATGCCGGGGCGTGCACTCAGCCTCGCCGCGAAAATCGCCTTTTAA